The sequence below is a genomic window from Thermodesulfobacteriota bacterium.
CTCCAGCTTTATAACGCTCAGCTATGACATCAACAGGTATTCCTTTATTAGCTAAAACTGGTCTTCCGAAAGAAATATTGGGATCAATAAAAATCAGTTTAGGTTCGTCTGGCTCTCCGGTTCTAACGAATGGATACAGTTTAATAGGTAAACCTTTCGGATCACGTTCTATACGTTGAAGATATTTTTTTACTATTTCTTCGAACTCTAATTGTCCTTCTTTAGTAATGTTTATGAGTTTGCCGTATTCCCTAACGAAGAGATGAAGACCATCAGTTTCAAATTCCCTATCGGCTAGAGGATTTTCACTTTTGAATTCCTTACTTATATAATCAATTGCTTTTCTAACCTTAATCATTGAAATAGTGTATTTTCTTCTTATTGCAGCCAGAACATAGGATTCAATAAGATTAATATAAGAGAGTGCTAGAGGCTTTTCCTGAGCGAGATATATAAGGGGTTCAAAGCCAGTTTGCCTCCCAATCCACGCTCTGAGCGTTGATACGGGAAGCCTTAAATAAAATGCAGCTTCCGGTACGCTGTAGCTGGGCATATATCGTTTATCTTTTCTCATGGTTACACCGAAGTTTACATAAAAACAATAATTTTTGTTAACATAAGATTACAATTGCAGAAGATTTATTTCAACATATGTGTAGGTAGAAGCTAAACGAAGTTTAGAGCTTGTGATATTAAAGCAAAAGTTTCTGGCGGGCGATGGGGGATTCGAACCCCCGACCTCTGGCTTCGGAGGCCAGTACTCTATCCGCTGAGCTAATCGCCCGACTTCGAGATCCCAAGTTCCTTCATCACAAGCTGCATGTCTTCCCAGAGAGGCTTTTTAAATCCGGGGTTTCTCAATAACGCTGCGGGATGGTACGTTACCATAAGTTTTGCATGTCCATAGGTATGAAAATTCCCTCGCAATTCACCGAGCTTTGCCTTAGTGTTTAAAACCGATTGAGCAGCAACGCTCCCAAGGCATACAATCACGGCTGGATCAATAGTCCTCAACTGCTTGATTAAAAACTGCTGGCAAGTTGCAATCTCATCTTGCTCCGGAGTTCTGTTACCAGGCGGGCGGCATTTTACAACATTACATATATAAACATCAGAACGCTTAAGTC
It includes:
- a CDS encoding DUF433 domain-containing protein, translating into MRKDKRYMPSYSVPEAAFYLRLPVSTLRAWIGRQTGFEPLIYLAQEKPLALSYINLIESYVLAAIRRKYTISMIKVRKAIDYISKEFKSENPLADREFETDGLHLFVREYGKLINITKEGQLEFEEIVKKYLQRIERDPKGLPIKLYPFVRTGEPDEPKLIFIDPNISFGRPVLANKGIPVDVIAERYKAGESINDLMLDYECAQKEIEEAIRFELYYRKEAA